In Mycobacterium sp. ITM-2016-00317, the genomic window GCCCGATGGCGATCGCGCCGCCGTTGGTGTTGACCTTCTCCTCGACCGCGGCCTCGTCCAGCCCGAGTTCCTTGGTCGAGGCGAGCGCGACGGCCGCGAACGCCTCGTTGATCTCGATGACGTCGACCTGGTCCAGCGAGATGCCTTCCTTGGCGACGGCCTTCTTGATCGCGTTCGCGGGCTGGCTCTGCAGCGTGGAGTCCGGGCCGGCGACCACACCGTGGGCGCCGATCTCGCACAGCCAGGTCAACCCCAGTTCCTCGGCCTTCGCCTTGTTCATCACGACCACCGCGCACGCTCCGTCGGAGATCTGCGACGCCGAACCGGCGGTGATGGTGCCGTCCTTGCGGAACGCGGGGCGCAGCCCGCCGAGCGACTCGGCGGTGGTGTCGGCGCGGATGCCCTCGTCCTCGGTGAACTCGATCGGGTCACCCTTGCGCTGCGGGATCTCGACCGGCACGACCTCGTCGGCGAACACCCCGTCCTTCCACGCCCGGGCGGCCTTCTGATGCGACGCCGCCGCGTACTCGTCCTGCTGGGCGCGGGTGAACTGGTCGACGTCGTTGCGCTGCTCGGTCAGCGCGCCCATCGGCTGGTCGGTGAAGACGTCGTGCAAACCGTCGTAGGCCATGTGGTCGACGGCGGTGACGTCGCCGTACTTGTAACCGGACCGGCTGTTGACCAGCAGGTGCGGCGCCTGGCTCATCGACTCCTGACCACCGGCGACGACGACGTCGAACTCGCCTGCGCGGATGAGCTGGTCGGCCAGCGCGATCGCGTCGATGCCCGACAGGCACATCTTGTTGATGGTCAGGGACGCGACGTCCCACGGGATGCCTGCGGCGACGGCGGCCTGGCGGGCGGGCATCTGGCCGGCGCCTGCGGAGAGCACCTGGCCCATGATCACGTACTCGACCAGATCGGCGGGTACGTTGGCCTTTTCCAGGGCCCCTTTGATCGCCACGGCACCGAGGTCACTGCCCTTGAAATCCTTGAGCGAACCCATGAGTTTGCCTACCGGCGTACGGGCTCCAGCAACGATCACCGATGTCGTCATGACGACCTCCAGACTTGTTTCAGACGGCTGCAAAGAGGCTATACGGGCGCACAAGCTATTCGAAACTGATCTTGTTAGGTTACCTTTGCGTTATGACCGCCGAGCAGACTGACGCCCGTCCGGCACTGGCCACTGCGCTGGTGACCGGAATCGACCATGTCGGCATCGCCGTGCCGGATCTGGACGTCGCGATCAAGTG contains:
- a CDS encoding acetyl-CoA C-acetyltransferase, with the translated sequence MTTSVIVAGARTPVGKLMGSLKDFKGSDLGAVAIKGALEKANVPADLVEYVIMGQVLSAGAGQMPARQAAVAAGIPWDVASLTINKMCLSGIDAIALADQLIRAGEFDVVVAGGQESMSQAPHLLVNSRSGYKYGDVTAVDHMAYDGLHDVFTDQPMGALTEQRNDVDQFTRAQQDEYAAASHQKAARAWKDGVFADEVVPVEIPQRKGDPIEFTEDEGIRADTTAESLGGLRPAFRKDGTITAGSASQISDGACAVVVMNKAKAEELGLTWLCEIGAHGVVAGPDSTLQSQPANAIKKAVAKEGISLDQVDVIEINEAFAAVALASTKELGLDEAAVEEKVNTNGGAIAIGHPIGMSGARITLHAALELARRGSGYAVAALCGAGGQGDALVLRRP